A single genomic interval of Candidatus Delongbacteria bacterium harbors:
- a CDS encoding class I SAM-dependent methyltransferase has translation MNTKDNIEAWSKNANSFGDDFLKNYRKEGDFWHKELLNDKILENLGNVDKIKILDAGCGEGYFSRILAMRNAKVTGLEPSDFIDFAIAYEHNERLGIEYIKEDLCDFSYRENYYDAVVSIAVVSINVMMDIPDFKTVLNNCIKSLKCGGILSFSILHPCFTPVKFDIKKNSYSKVMNYHDNGFIAVYDYFKEVQAQQTHDFYNHRTLSTYLNFLINNGMIIKKIDEPKLDSKFDNTLYSKDCHIPTFIIFTAEKIG, from the coding sequence ATGAATACAAAAGACAATATTGAAGCTTGGTCAAAAAATGCTAACTCATTTGGTGATGATTTTCTAAAGAATTATAGAAAAGAAGGTGATTTTTGGCATAAAGAGTTATTAAATGACAAAATACTTGAAAACCTCGGTAATGTTGATAAAATCAAGATATTAGATGCTGGCTGTGGAGAAGGTTACTTTTCAAGAATTCTTGCCATGAGAAATGCAAAAGTTACAGGACTTGAACCTTCTGATTTTATAGATTTTGCCATTGCATATGAACACAATGAACGACTTGGAATCGAATATATCAAAGAAGATTTATGTGATTTTAGTTATAGAGAAAATTATTATGACGCTGTAGTTTCTATTGCTGTAGTTTCTATTAATGTTATGATGGACATTCCTGATTTTAAAACAGTATTAAACAATTGTATAAAAAGCTTAAAATGTGGTGGGATTTTAAGCTTTTCGATACTTCATCCATGTTTCACACCTGTTAAATTTGATATAAAGAAAAATTCATACTCAAAAGTAATGAATTATCACGATAATGGTTTTATCGCTGTGTATGATTATTTTAAAGAAGTACAGGCACAACAAACTCATGATTTTTATAATCATAGAACTTTAAGTACTTATCTAAATTTTCTGATCAATAACGGAATGATAATAAAGAAAATTGACGAACCAAAGTTAGATTCAAAGTTTGATAATACTCTATACTCTAAAGATTGTCATATTCCAACTTTTATTATATTTACAGCAGAAAAGATTGGATAG